In the Bacteroidota bacterium genome, GATATAACTACTATACCCTAAAATCAAGAATTACAGACAGCACTTTTTTTAATTTCCCATACGATCAAATGAGTATAACAACTTCGGCAGTAACTGGGGCTGCTGGATTTGTTTATCTTCCAAATGAAAAATGGAAAATCAATTTTAATGCTGCATCAGGATATAGGGCTCCTAATGTTGATGATATAGCTAAGGTTTTTGATTCTGAACCAGGAAGGGTAATTGTACCAAACAATGACTTAAAGCCAGAATATTCCTATAATGTAGAAGTTGGAATTAGCAGGACATTTTTAAGAAAATACACATTGAGTTCTTCAGCCTATTACACCTTGCTTATTGATGCCATTGAAAGAAGAGATGCAAGATGGTATGATCAGGATTCAATAGTTTACGATGGTGTTTTAAGCAAGGTAACTTCTAATATAAACATAGGCAAGGGTTATATAAGCGGAATTTCGGCCAATCTTGCTGCTGAATTTACTCACTATTTAGTTGCCTCTTTTTCTATAACCTATACAGAGGGAATGGATTTAAATAATGCTATTCCTTTAAGGCACATTCCTCCCCTATTTGGCAGAATCTCTGTGATGTATAAATACAAAGGAATTCGCATGGAGTTGTTTTCCCATTTTAGCGGGTGGAGGTATTATGAACAACTAGCCCCAGAGGAACAGGCAAAAACGCATTTATACACCCCACAAGGTGCTCCTGCCTGGTTTACACTAAATTTCAGGAGTAGTTTGCAAATTAATGATTTTATACAAATTAATGCAGGTATTGAAAATATCCTTGATCATCATTACCGGCCATTTTCTTCTGGCATAAGTGCCCCTGGAAGAAACATTTTTGTGGCATTACGATTAAGGTTTTAAGGTAAATATTAATCTAAATTAAATCATTTCATTTAGAGGTTATCATTCTTAGATTTTTCAGTTGTACTCCAACTTTTTATTTTATAATTCGATTCGTTATCATTGATCTGTAAAATATTCAAGGGTAACACTTGTTGGAGAACTAAAAAACAAACCTATGGCTTGAGTTCGTTTCCTTGAAATGAATCTGTTTAGTTTTGATAATCCACAGTAAGAAATGCAGGAGGGTTAATGATTTTGATTTCAACCCTTCTGTTTTGTTCTCTTCCCTGGATATTGTCTGATCCATCTCCATTTTCGTTCGGTGCTAAGGGCTGGGATTCTCCTTTAGAAATTACAGAAATTCTAGATGCACTTATTCCATTATTCATAAAATACCTTTGAACCGTTCTTGCTCTGTTTTCTCCTAAAATCAAATTGTATTTGTCTGTTCCATTACTGTCGGTATGTCCAGTAAGTTCTAATTTCATTTCTTTATTCTCCTTCATTAATCCAATCAATTCCTTTAACTCGGATTTATAATTTTCATTAACATCAGATTTAGCATAGGCGTACTTCACATTTTTTATAGGAATAGTTCTTGATACTTGGGTTTTACTGCGTGCTGTTGAAGTTTTTGTTTTCACCTCAACACTTTTCGCTCCTTTATCAGGTAATCCATTTGTAGCAAGTGTATTTACTGTTTCAGGCTCTGAACTTTTTAAATTGCTTGATGGATTTTCCACTGCTGCTGTTTTTGCATCAAGATTAGATTTTGCTATTAACGCAATTTTTTCTTCTTCCATTTTTTCCTCAGCAACGAATTGGGACTGATTCAAAATATCATTTGCCAGTTCAACCCATTTGCTAATCTCAACTTCATCCTCTGATGAAAGAAGAATTTTATAATGCTTTTCCAAAAGTTCATTGTTTCCCAATAACAAATAAGCCTTCATTAAAAAAACATGTACTTCAACCGATTTTGGCTGAGCATTCAAGGTCATTTTGAGCATATCCAAAGCCTTTTCAGGTTCTTGTTCAGTCATAGCAAGGCAAGCGCCTAAACGGTAATAGTAACTTATATTTCCAGGGTCATTCTCGTTGAGTTGTTTAAAATGAGGAAGGGCTTCGACAAATTTTCTTGCCTCAAAAAATTTTTTTGCTTCCTGAAACAACTTTTTATCATTTTCATTTTGAGCAAATGAACTTACTGTAAGCAATAATGAAATAAAAATGCTGATAAATGTTTTACCTGGTAACATGGTTTAATTTTTCTGCAAATTATGTATTTTTTCTGACTTAATGTATTTCTTCTAAAATTACTAAAAAGTCTTGCCCATTTTTCTTTTGAAAGGCCAAAAGATGCTTGAATAAAGAACTCTTTGCCAAAAAGAATGCATGGAAATAAATTCTTTTTTTCTATTTTCAACCAATAAACAGGGATCGAAAAAAATATCAGATAAACAACAAGCGAAGGAAGTTTTAACAGTGTTATCATACCTGTTGTTTTTATGTTTAACGACAAGGCCTGAGAAATACTTATTGAATCGAAAAAACGCTCGCGAACACCATTTCCAGGCCCTAAATAAAGGATAGCAAATGAGGCTGAAAGGCAAACAAACGAAAAAAGTGTTTTATTAAACAGGCTTTCAAATGAGCCATCCTTTGTATAATGGCTTCTGTTTTTATATAGGAGGGTAATGGCAACAAACTGAATAAAAAGAACAATAATACTTAGTGCTTCGTTTGCTCCCCCAATAAAACCGGAGCCTAAAAAAACAATCAGATAACTTAAAAAATTTCTATTTTTTTAAAGGATAAAAGCAATTACAAAAAACAAACTGATTACACTCAAAAGGTAAGTACTGCTAGAGGACAAGATATGTGTGATTTTATAAAATTCTTCCAGCAATGCGCAAACCGGATTCTATTCTCTGTTTGAAAAAACATTAATTGCAGTAACTTATTGTTAATTCCCTGGCTTCCTTTTCTATTTAATATTAAAGCTTATGTTTCATCCTGGCATTTGAATTTAAAGTATGCCTGTTGCATTTCAAGTTCAGACCAAACTATTTGTCCAATTAAAATTGCTCCTGTTTCAATCTCATTATTTTGTCCTTCCCGTTACGATTTTATCATATTCAAAATCATTGGGTTCCCATAATTCAATTTTATTTCCTTCCACATCTAAAATATGAACAAATTTGCCGTATTCAAAGGTTTCAATGGTGTCGGTAATCGTAACACCTTCCTTTTTCAATTCTTCTACAAGTGCTTCAATGTTTTCAACCCTGTAATTTATCATGAATTCTTTTGTGGAAGGTTCAAAATATTTTGTTGTTTCTGCAAATGGACTCCATTGTGTGAAACCTTTTTTTAGTGGATCTGCACCTTGTCCCCATTCGAAATTTGTCCCATATTCATCCGTATCTAAACCCAAATGAGTTTTATACCATTCTTTCATTTTTTGGGGGTCTTTACTTTTAAAAAAGATTCCGCCAATGCCTGTTACTTTTTTCATGTTTGAATTGTTCTTAGTTTGTTTTTATGATCGTGTTTAACTCAAAACCATAGCAGAATAAAATCCCAGGAGCTAAAATTAATATTATTTTCTTTTTCATATTATGAACCCTTTTAAATACTCAATAAAGCAAGTGGATTATTATGCTTTTTTAAAAATTTTTTCTCGCTTCTTTATTAATCCATCTGTTGCAAGAATTTTATCAATATAATTTTCAAAGCCTGGGGGTAGGAAATCCAAGTAAGGGGCATTGTGGTCTGAACTCAATAATATATTGGAGTTATTATCGTAAATATGCATGGCAGCAATGGAGGATTTACTAAATACATCAAAAGAGAAAAAAGTAATACTAATAATAATAAGGTTTAATCTCTTTATGAAATAATTTTTTTATTGCACCTCTTTTGGCATTTAAA is a window encoding:
- a CDS encoding OmpA family protein; translation: MLPGKTFISIFISLLLTVSSFAQNENDKKLFQEAKKFFEARKFVEALPHFKQLNENDPGNISYYYRLGACLAMTEQEPEKALDMLKMTLNAQPKSVEVHVFLMKAYLLLGNNELLEKHYKILLSSEDEVEISKWVELANDILNQSQFVAEEKMEEEKIALIAKSNLDAKTAAVENPSSNLKSSEPETVNTLATNGLPDKGAKSVEVKTKTSTARSKTQVSRTIPIKNVKYAYAKSDVNENYKSELKELIGLMKENKEMKLELTGHTDSNGTDKYNLILGENRARTVQRYFMNNGISASRISVISKGESQPLAPNENGDGSDNIQGREQNRRVEIKIINPPAFLTVDYQN
- a CDS encoding VOC family protein, with the protein product MKKVTGIGGIFFKSKDPQKMKEWYKTHLGLDTDEYGTNFEWGQGADPLKKGFTQWSPFAETTKYFEPSTKEFMINYRVENIEALVEELKKEGVTITDTIETFEYGKFVHILDVEGNKIELWEPNDFEYDKIVTGRTK